A window of the Lactuca sativa cultivar Salinas chromosome 7, Lsat_Salinas_v11, whole genome shotgun sequence genome harbors these coding sequences:
- the LOC128127076 gene encoding uncharacterized protein LOC128127076 isoform X1 — MLCLLRSHGMFRYTDETPVSSQPSIYGKEKVGGHQWLWTKSNDTVIKGWILGSLSQEPLRYVLNSLTEKRDESNRCDQHNERDDQPADSDFSAKDVWDELQTIYGPSNKQEEELPYDQRTIFEAILSGNWEEVDGLLNNRSFKVTVVDKVANNGNTALHIAVGNVTDQEFLRKLLGVTPENTQLSNVQNSDGSTLLHVAAMVGDVIVAEMLVAREAALLFTKDKKHRLPLAIALLNLDEKMSRFLKDQMIKYREWNTDVLSGISGDELLVILISSKQFEKANEWLKPLHKTRYYSDAVLMAIAQNFPSELNALEKYIVVYVKRTDIIHRRVKGILKTASDYMVSRCVPLCGSCLQKIFNSFSTGIEWIIMFFLLIPKMLERARVYNDAIKLLNHVCSSIHDNYQPISEHHRYYKDPIFEATRQNAYEVVQQIVLRFPNAIWSANEDGHNIVQYAVINRSENVYNVLYQMNKHKNTYKTIKDPSQNNLLHLAARLAPASRLNLISGAALQVQHELKWFKEVKRFVSPLCITEKNSFGETPEMVFTREHKELVIEGEKWIKTTAESYTITVALITTIVFAAAITVPGGNNQDMGIPLFTNNPAFTIFAISDAISLFTAVTSLLIFLSILTTRFAQQDFLYKLPTKLMVGLVMLLTSTTAMIVAFGATLYLVFGQGNSKILIPIVVLTCLSIISFVILQFPLIRDLMTARFGRSIFGKKRDEPFY; from the exons ATGCTATGCCTCCTAAGAAGTCATGGTATGTTTCGTTACACAGATGAAACTCCTGTAAGCAGTCAACCCAGTATCTACGGGAAGGAGAAAGTGGGTGGCCATCAATGGCTGTGGACAAAATCAAATGACACCGTTATCAAAGGTTGGATTCTTGGTTCTCTCTCTCAGGAACCACTCAGGTATGTTTTGAATAGTCTCACAGAAAAACGCGATGAAAGCAATCGATGCGATCAACACAATGAACGTGATGATCAACCAGCAGATTCTGATTTTAGTGCGAAAGATGTTTGGGATGAACTGCAGACTATCTATGGTCCTTCAA ATAAACAAGAAGAAGAACTACCTTATGATCAGAGAACAATCTTTGAAGCTATTTTATCAGGAAATTGGGAAGAAGTGGATGGCCTTTTGAACAATCGATCCTTTAAAGTTACAGTCGTTGACAAAGTCGCAAATAATGGCAACACGGCACTCCACATAGCAGTGGGTAATGTCACGGATCAGGAATTTTTAAGGAAATTGTTGGGGGTCACACCGGAGAACACACAACTATCTAATGTTCAAAATTCAGATGGAAGCACACTACTTCATGTTGCTGCTATGGTTGGCGACGTTATAGTTGCTGAGATGTTGGTGGCAAGAGAAGCAGCGTTGTTGTTCACCAAGGATAAAAAGCATAGGTTACCACTTGCCATAGCTCTTTTAAATCTGGATGAAAAGATGTCTCGATTTCTGAAGGATCAAATGATCAAATACAGAGAATGGAATACTGATGTGCTTTCAGGCATATCTGGTGATGAGCTTCTAGTTATTCTTATTTCTTCAAAACAATTTG AGAAAGCGAATGAATGGCTAAAGCCTCTCCATAAAACCAGATACTATAGTGACGCCGTGCTGATGGCTATAGCCCAAAATTTCCCATCTGAACTCAATGCATTGGAAAAATATATAG TTGTCTATGTTAAAAGGACAGATATAATACATCGGAGAGTAAAGGGCATTCTTAAAACTGCTTCTGATTATATGGTTAGTAGATGTGTTCCATTATGTGGTTCCTGTCTTCAAAAAATATTCAACTCATTCAGTACAG GGATTGAATGGATTATTATGTTTTTCCTGCTAATCCCTAAGATGTTAG AGAGAGCTCGAGTTTATAACGACGCCATAAAGTTATTAAATCACGTATGTTCTTCCATACATGATAATTATCAGCCTATTTCTGAACACCATCGCTATTACAAGGATCCGATTTTCGAAGCAACAAGGCAAAATGCATACGAGGTTGTGCAACAAATTGTCCTCCGCTTCCCGAATGCAATTTGGAGTGCCAATGAAGATGGTCACAACATTGTTCAATATGCTGTGATAAATCGCTCGGAAAATGTGTACAATGTACTATATCAAATGAACAAACATAagaacacttataaaacaattaaaGACCCTTCTCAGAACAACCTTTTGCATTTGGCTGCAAGATTGGCACCTGCCAGCAGATTGAATCTAATATCAGGTGCAGCTTTACAAGTACAACATGAACTAAAGTGGTTTAAG GAAGTTAAAAGATTTGTAAGTCCTCTATGTATCACAGAAAAGAACTCTTTTGGCGAAACACCTGAAATGGTATTTACACGAGAACACAAGGAGTTGGTGATTGAGGGAGAAAAGTGGATCAAGACCACTGCAGAGTCTTACACCATTACAGTTGCATTAATAACCACCATTGTGTTTGCGGCAGCTATTACAGTGCCCGGAGGAAACAATCAGGATATGGGGATACCACTTTTTACTAACAACCCAGCCTTCACAATATTTGCAATATCAGATGCCATATCATTATTCACAGCTGTTACTTCATTGCTAATATTCTTGTCGATTCTCACCACACGTTTTGCTCAGCAGGACTTTCTCTACAAGTTGCCAACAAAGTTAATGGTTGGTTTGGTCATGTTGTTGACCTCAACTACAGCCATGATAGTAGCTTTTGGTGCTACGCTATATCTTGTATTTGGCCAAGGGAACTCGAAGATTCTTATTCCAATAGTTGTGCTGACATGCCTATCAATTATTTCTTTTGTAATCCTGCAATTTCCTCTCATTAGAGACTTGATGACTGCCAGATTTGGTCGTAGTATTTTTGGTAAGAAAAGAGATGAACCCTTCTATTAA
- the LOC128127076 gene encoding uncharacterized protein LOC128127076 isoform X2 yields MLCLLRSHGMFRYTDETPVSSQPSIYGKEKVGGHQWLWTKSNDTVIKGWILGSLSQEPLRYVLNSLTEKRDESNRCDQHNERDDQPADSDFSAKDVWDELQTIYGPSNKQEEELPYDQRTIFEAILSGNWEEVDGLLNNRSFKVTVVDKVANNGNTALHIAVGNVTDQEFLRKLLGVTPENTQLSNVQNSDGSTLLHVAAMVGDVIVAEMLVAREAALLFTKDKKHREWNTDVLSGISGDELLVILISSKQFEKANEWLKPLHKTRYYSDAVLMAIAQNFPSELNALEKYIVVYVKRTDIIHRRVKGILKTASDYMVSRCVPLCGSCLQKIFNSFSTGIEWIIMFFLLIPKMLERARVYNDAIKLLNHVCSSIHDNYQPISEHHRYYKDPIFEATRQNAYEVVQQIVLRFPNAIWSANEDGHNIVQYAVINRSENVYNVLYQMNKHKNTYKTIKDPSQNNLLHLAARLAPASRLNLISGAALQVQHELKWFKEVKRFVSPLCITEKNSFGETPEMVFTREHKELVIEGEKWIKTTAESYTITVALITTIVFAAAITVPGGNNQDMGIPLFTNNPAFTIFAISDAISLFTAVTSLLIFLSILTTRFAQQDFLYKLPTKLMVGLVMLLTSTTAMIVAFGATLYLVFGQGNSKILIPIVVLTCLSIISFVILQFPLIRDLMTARFGRSIFGKKRDEPFY; encoded by the exons ATGCTATGCCTCCTAAGAAGTCATGGTATGTTTCGTTACACAGATGAAACTCCTGTAAGCAGTCAACCCAGTATCTACGGGAAGGAGAAAGTGGGTGGCCATCAATGGCTGTGGACAAAATCAAATGACACCGTTATCAAAGGTTGGATTCTTGGTTCTCTCTCTCAGGAACCACTCAGGTATGTTTTGAATAGTCTCACAGAAAAACGCGATGAAAGCAATCGATGCGATCAACACAATGAACGTGATGATCAACCAGCAGATTCTGATTTTAGTGCGAAAGATGTTTGGGATGAACTGCAGACTATCTATGGTCCTTCAA ATAAACAAGAAGAAGAACTACCTTATGATCAGAGAACAATCTTTGAAGCTATTTTATCAGGAAATTGGGAAGAAGTGGATGGCCTTTTGAACAATCGATCCTTTAAAGTTACAGTCGTTGACAAAGTCGCAAATAATGGCAACACGGCACTCCACATAGCAGTGGGTAATGTCACGGATCAGGAATTTTTAAGGAAATTGTTGGGGGTCACACCGGAGAACACACAACTATCTAATGTTCAAAATTCAGATGGAAGCACACTACTTCATGTTGCTGCTATGGTTGGCGACGTTATAGTTGCTGAGATGTTGGTGGCAAGAGAAGCAGCGTTGTTGTTCACCAAGGATAAAAAGCATAG AGAATGGAATACTGATGTGCTTTCAGGCATATCTGGTGATGAGCTTCTAGTTATTCTTATTTCTTCAAAACAATTTG AGAAAGCGAATGAATGGCTAAAGCCTCTCCATAAAACCAGATACTATAGTGACGCCGTGCTGATGGCTATAGCCCAAAATTTCCCATCTGAACTCAATGCATTGGAAAAATATATAG TTGTCTATGTTAAAAGGACAGATATAATACATCGGAGAGTAAAGGGCATTCTTAAAACTGCTTCTGATTATATGGTTAGTAGATGTGTTCCATTATGTGGTTCCTGTCTTCAAAAAATATTCAACTCATTCAGTACAG GGATTGAATGGATTATTATGTTTTTCCTGCTAATCCCTAAGATGTTAG AGAGAGCTCGAGTTTATAACGACGCCATAAAGTTATTAAATCACGTATGTTCTTCCATACATGATAATTATCAGCCTATTTCTGAACACCATCGCTATTACAAGGATCCGATTTTCGAAGCAACAAGGCAAAATGCATACGAGGTTGTGCAACAAATTGTCCTCCGCTTCCCGAATGCAATTTGGAGTGCCAATGAAGATGGTCACAACATTGTTCAATATGCTGTGATAAATCGCTCGGAAAATGTGTACAATGTACTATATCAAATGAACAAACATAagaacacttataaaacaattaaaGACCCTTCTCAGAACAACCTTTTGCATTTGGCTGCAAGATTGGCACCTGCCAGCAGATTGAATCTAATATCAGGTGCAGCTTTACAAGTACAACATGAACTAAAGTGGTTTAAG GAAGTTAAAAGATTTGTAAGTCCTCTATGTATCACAGAAAAGAACTCTTTTGGCGAAACACCTGAAATGGTATTTACACGAGAACACAAGGAGTTGGTGATTGAGGGAGAAAAGTGGATCAAGACCACTGCAGAGTCTTACACCATTACAGTTGCATTAATAACCACCATTGTGTTTGCGGCAGCTATTACAGTGCCCGGAGGAAACAATCAGGATATGGGGATACCACTTTTTACTAACAACCCAGCCTTCACAATATTTGCAATATCAGATGCCATATCATTATTCACAGCTGTTACTTCATTGCTAATATTCTTGTCGATTCTCACCACACGTTTTGCTCAGCAGGACTTTCTCTACAAGTTGCCAACAAAGTTAATGGTTGGTTTGGTCATGTTGTTGACCTCAACTACAGCCATGATAGTAGCTTTTGGTGCTACGCTATATCTTGTATTTGGCCAAGGGAACTCGAAGATTCTTATTCCAATAGTTGTGCTGACATGCCTATCAATTATTTCTTTTGTAATCCTGCAATTTCCTCTCATTAGAGACTTGATGACTGCCAGATTTGGTCGTAGTATTTTTGGTAAGAAAAGAGATGAACCCTTCTATTAA
- the LOC128127077 gene encoding uncharacterized protein LOC128127077 isoform X1: protein MLCLLRSHGMFRYTDETPVSSQPSIYGKEKVGGHQWLWTKSNDTVIKGWILGSLSQEPLRYVLNSLTEKRDESNRRDQHNERDDQPADSDFSAKDVWDELQTIYGPSNKQEEELPYDQRTIFEAILSGNWEEVDGLLNNRSFKVTVVDKVANNGNTALHIAVGNVTDQEFLRKLLGVTPENTQLSNVQNSDGSTLLHVAAMVGDVIVAEMLVAREAALLFTKDKKHRLPLAIALLNLDEKMSRFLKDQMIKYREWNTDVLSGISGDELLVILISSKQFEKANEWLKPLHKTRYYSDAVLMAIAQNFPSELNALEKYIVVYVKRTDIIHRRVKGILKTASDYMVSRCVPLCGSCLQKIFNSFSTGIEWIIMFFLLIPKMLERARVYNDAIKLLNHVCSSIHDNYQPISEHHRYYKDPIFEATRQNAYEVVQQIVLRFPNAIWSANEDGHNIVQYAVINRSENVYNVLYQMNKHKNTYKTIKDPSQNNLLHLAARLAPASRLNLISGAALQVQHELKWFKEVKRFVSPLCITEKNSFGETPEMVFTREHKELVIEGEKWIKTTAESYTITVALITTIVFAAAITVPGGNNQDMGIPLFTNNPAFTIFAISDAISLFTAVTSLLIFLSILTTRFAQQDFLYKLPTKLMVGLVMLLTSTTAMIVAFGATLYLVFGQGNSKILIPIVVLTCLSIISFVILQFPLIRDLMTARFGRSIFGKKRDEPFY, encoded by the exons ATGCTATGCCTCCTAAGAAGTCATGGTATGTTTCGTTACACAGATGAAACTCCTGTAAGCAGTCAACCCAGTATCTACGGGAAGGAGAAAGTGGGTGGCCATCAATGGCTGTGGACAAAATCAAATGACACCGTTATCAAAGGTTGGATTCTTGGTTCTCTCTCTCAGGAACCACTCAGGTATGTTTTGAATAGTCTCACAGAAAAACGCGATGAAAGCAATCGACGCGATCAACACAATGAACGTGATGATCAACCAGCAGATTCTGATTTTAGTGCGAAAGATGTTTGGGATGAACTGCAGACTATCTATGGTCCTTCAA ATAAACAAGAAGAAGAACTACCTTATGATCAGAGAACAATCTTTGAAGCTATTTTATCAGGAAATTGGGAAGAAGTGGATGGCCTTTTGAACAATCGATCCTTTAAAGTTACAGTCGTTGACAAAGTCGCAAATAATGGCAACACGGCACTCCACATAGCAGTGGGTAATGTCACGGATCAGGAATTTTTAAGGAAATTGTTGGGGGTCACACCGGAGAACACACAACTATCTAATGTTCAAAATTCAGATGGAAGCACACTACTTCATGTTGCTGCTATGGTTGGCGACGTTATAGTTGCTGAGATGTTGGTGGCAAGAGAAGCAGCGTTGTTGTTCACCAAGGATAAAAAGCATAGGTTACCACTTGCCATAGCTCTTTTAAATCTGGATGAAAAGATGTCTCGATTTCTGAAGGATCAAATGATCAAATACAGAGAATGGAATACTGATGTGCTTTCAGGCATATCTGGTGATGAGCTTCTAGTTATTCTTATTTCTTCAAAACAATTTG AGAAAGCGAATGAATGGCTAAAGCCTCTCCATAAAACCAGATACTATAGTGACGCCGTGCTGATGGCTATAGCCCAAAATTTCCCATCTGAACTCAATGCATTGGAAAAATATATAG TTGTCTATGTTAAAAGGACAGATATAATACATCGGAGAGTAAAGGGCATTCTTAAAACTGCTTCTGATTATATGGTTAGTAGATGTGTTCCATTATGTGGTTCCTGTCTTCAAAAAATATTCAACTCATTCAGTACAG GGATTGAATGGATTATTATGTTTTTCCTGCTAATCCCTAAGATGTTAG AGAGAGCTCGAGTTTATAACGACGCCATAAAGTTATTAAATCACGTATGTTCTTCCATACATGATAATTATCAGCCTATTTCTGAACACCATCGCTATTACAAGGATCCGATTTTCGAAGCAACAAGGCAAAATGCATACGAGGTTGTGCAACAAATTGTCCTCCGCTTCCCGAATGCAATTTGGAGTGCCAATGAAGATGGTCACAACATTGTTCAATATGCTGTGATAAATCGCTCGGAAAATGTGTACAATGTACTATATCAAATGAACAAACATAagaacacttataaaacaattaaaGACCCTTCTCAGAACAACCTTTTGCATTTGGCTGCAAGATTGGCACCTGCCAGCAGATTGAATCTAATATCAGGTGCAGCTTTACAAGTACAACATGAACTAAAGTGGTTTAAG GAAGTTAAAAGATTTGTAAGTCCTCTATGTATCACAGAAAAGAACTCTTTTGGCGAAACACCTGAAATGGTATTTACACGAGAACACAAGGAGTTGGTGATTGAGGGAGAAAAGTGGATCAAGACCACTGCAGAGTCTTACACCATTACAGTTGCATTAATAACCACCATTGTGTTTGCGGCAGCTATTACAGTGCCCGGAGGAAACAATCAGGATATGGGGATACCACTTTTTACTAACAACCCAGCCTTCACAATATTTGCAATATCAGATGCCATATCATTATTCACAGCTGTTACTTCATTGCTAATATTCTTGTCGATTCTCACCACACGTTTTGCTCAGCAGGACTTTCTCTACAAGTTGCCAACAAAGTTAATGGTTGGTTTGGTCATGTTGTTGACCTCAACTACAGCCATGATAGTAGCTTTTGGTGCTACGCTATATCTTGTATTTGGCCAAGGGAACTCGAAGATTCTTATTCCAATAGTTGTGCTGACATGCCTATCAATTATTTCTTTTGTAATCCTGCAATTTCCTCTCATTAGAGACTTGATGACTGCCAGATTTGGTCGTAGTATTTTTGGTAAGAAAAGAGATGAACCCTTCTATTAA
- the LOC128127077 gene encoding uncharacterized protein LOC128127077 isoform X2, with protein MLCLLRSHGMFRYTDETPVSSQPSIYGKEKVGGHQWLWTKSNDTVIKGWILGSLSQEPLRYVLNSLTEKRDESNRRDQHNERDDQPADSDFSAKDVWDELQTIYGPSNKQEEELPYDQRTIFEAILSGNWEEVDGLLNNRSFKVTVVDKVANNGNTALHIAVGNVTDQEFLRKLLGVTPENTQLSNVQNSDGSTLLHVAAMVGDVIVAEMLVAREAALLFTKDKKHREWNTDVLSGISGDELLVILISSKQFEKANEWLKPLHKTRYYSDAVLMAIAQNFPSELNALEKYIVVYVKRTDIIHRRVKGILKTASDYMVSRCVPLCGSCLQKIFNSFSTGIEWIIMFFLLIPKMLERARVYNDAIKLLNHVCSSIHDNYQPISEHHRYYKDPIFEATRQNAYEVVQQIVLRFPNAIWSANEDGHNIVQYAVINRSENVYNVLYQMNKHKNTYKTIKDPSQNNLLHLAARLAPASRLNLISGAALQVQHELKWFKEVKRFVSPLCITEKNSFGETPEMVFTREHKELVIEGEKWIKTTAESYTITVALITTIVFAAAITVPGGNNQDMGIPLFTNNPAFTIFAISDAISLFTAVTSLLIFLSILTTRFAQQDFLYKLPTKLMVGLVMLLTSTTAMIVAFGATLYLVFGQGNSKILIPIVVLTCLSIISFVILQFPLIRDLMTARFGRSIFGKKRDEPFY; from the exons ATGCTATGCCTCCTAAGAAGTCATGGTATGTTTCGTTACACAGATGAAACTCCTGTAAGCAGTCAACCCAGTATCTACGGGAAGGAGAAAGTGGGTGGCCATCAATGGCTGTGGACAAAATCAAATGACACCGTTATCAAAGGTTGGATTCTTGGTTCTCTCTCTCAGGAACCACTCAGGTATGTTTTGAATAGTCTCACAGAAAAACGCGATGAAAGCAATCGACGCGATCAACACAATGAACGTGATGATCAACCAGCAGATTCTGATTTTAGTGCGAAAGATGTTTGGGATGAACTGCAGACTATCTATGGTCCTTCAA ATAAACAAGAAGAAGAACTACCTTATGATCAGAGAACAATCTTTGAAGCTATTTTATCAGGAAATTGGGAAGAAGTGGATGGCCTTTTGAACAATCGATCCTTTAAAGTTACAGTCGTTGACAAAGTCGCAAATAATGGCAACACGGCACTCCACATAGCAGTGGGTAATGTCACGGATCAGGAATTTTTAAGGAAATTGTTGGGGGTCACACCGGAGAACACACAACTATCTAATGTTCAAAATTCAGATGGAAGCACACTACTTCATGTTGCTGCTATGGTTGGCGACGTTATAGTTGCTGAGATGTTGGTGGCAAGAGAAGCAGCGTTGTTGTTCACCAAGGATAAAAAGCATAG AGAATGGAATACTGATGTGCTTTCAGGCATATCTGGTGATGAGCTTCTAGTTATTCTTATTTCTTCAAAACAATTTG AGAAAGCGAATGAATGGCTAAAGCCTCTCCATAAAACCAGATACTATAGTGACGCCGTGCTGATGGCTATAGCCCAAAATTTCCCATCTGAACTCAATGCATTGGAAAAATATATAG TTGTCTATGTTAAAAGGACAGATATAATACATCGGAGAGTAAAGGGCATTCTTAAAACTGCTTCTGATTATATGGTTAGTAGATGTGTTCCATTATGTGGTTCCTGTCTTCAAAAAATATTCAACTCATTCAGTACAG GGATTGAATGGATTATTATGTTTTTCCTGCTAATCCCTAAGATGTTAG AGAGAGCTCGAGTTTATAACGACGCCATAAAGTTATTAAATCACGTATGTTCTTCCATACATGATAATTATCAGCCTATTTCTGAACACCATCGCTATTACAAGGATCCGATTTTCGAAGCAACAAGGCAAAATGCATACGAGGTTGTGCAACAAATTGTCCTCCGCTTCCCGAATGCAATTTGGAGTGCCAATGAAGATGGTCACAACATTGTTCAATATGCTGTGATAAATCGCTCGGAAAATGTGTACAATGTACTATATCAAATGAACAAACATAagaacacttataaaacaattaaaGACCCTTCTCAGAACAACCTTTTGCATTTGGCTGCAAGATTGGCACCTGCCAGCAGATTGAATCTAATATCAGGTGCAGCTTTACAAGTACAACATGAACTAAAGTGGTTTAAG GAAGTTAAAAGATTTGTAAGTCCTCTATGTATCACAGAAAAGAACTCTTTTGGCGAAACACCTGAAATGGTATTTACACGAGAACACAAGGAGTTGGTGATTGAGGGAGAAAAGTGGATCAAGACCACTGCAGAGTCTTACACCATTACAGTTGCATTAATAACCACCATTGTGTTTGCGGCAGCTATTACAGTGCCCGGAGGAAACAATCAGGATATGGGGATACCACTTTTTACTAACAACCCAGCCTTCACAATATTTGCAATATCAGATGCCATATCATTATTCACAGCTGTTACTTCATTGCTAATATTCTTGTCGATTCTCACCACACGTTTTGCTCAGCAGGACTTTCTCTACAAGTTGCCAACAAAGTTAATGGTTGGTTTGGTCATGTTGTTGACCTCAACTACAGCCATGATAGTAGCTTTTGGTGCTACGCTATATCTTGTATTTGGCCAAGGGAACTCGAAGATTCTTATTCCAATAGTTGTGCTGACATGCCTATCAATTATTTCTTTTGTAATCCTGCAATTTCCTCTCATTAGAGACTTGATGACTGCCAGATTTGGTCGTAGTATTTTTGGTAAGAAAAGAGATGAACCCTTCTATTAA